From Malaya genurostris strain Urasoe2022 chromosome 2, Malgen_1.1, whole genome shotgun sequence:
cagctgcatattgcctggcaaaccaaatattttttgagaaactTGATCCTTTTCTTCATCCTGAAATGCTCCTTTACGTCGTACCGTTGCATGGTAGTACAAAAAGACACTTCTGGAAGCTACttaaagtcttccagcacatTAGTTCTATCCTCCATTAACACGCAGGtaaacttcgtcaaatattcgccATACTATTTCCGATTCCCGGGTTTTTGCCGTCAAATTCGATTAAATTTTTTCGGTTCGGAACAGTTTCTTCTTGAATGACTTTACACCTTGTTGGTGCTTGGAAGTATGCACGAACGttggagacatttttatttttctagccaCGGTACGTACCGAAATATCAGGTCACTTCTGCaatatttgtttcattttcatgtCTTTCTGGTGGTTCCTGAGATCGGTTTTTATTCCGCTCCCAGTCCTCCTGGATGTTGTTAAACGTGTGTTGAAGGATTAAAGAACTGTACTTGCAGGGAAACCAAGCTGTTTTGATTGGTTACTTActgacagatccggattttcTTTGCGACAGCACACAATTGTTTTTTGCACTTGTTCTTCTTTCCACGCCATCTTTGATCGAAAAGCTTGTAGTATTAGATAAAATGGATTCTGCACAATGAACAGACatcttcgaaatattttacCTCAAATGTAATCTATTGTGTATAAAACGCATTCTATTGTGTATAGAACTCATAGATATGATTAAAATTCAGAGTTCATGATATTTTTTCCATAGTCATAGGTAGTCAAATTTGTATCGGAGAATGACTTTTTCATCATTAGTGTCAatacaaaatggaaccagaaagTCATTTATCAATCGAAAATAACATCGTAACAATTTTTTCTACCTAAATATAAATACTGCATTACCCACTTCGTTCACTCCGGAACCTAATTATATCGCTATCGAAAGTAAAGGTAGGGAATAAATTTTCTAGTTCCGGAAGGAAAATTCCATTGGCTGAGTAAAATGATACCAAATATAACATTGCCATCCAACAAAAAATCCGAATTCTGCGCGGCCCTCTATAAAAGCGAAAGGTCTTCGAACCCGCCGATTATGTCTTACTCGAGTAAATAAGCGCTCAACATAAAAAGCCGTAAACAACATACCGGCTACTGCCGAAATTTCCTTCACCATGCCATAACATGCATTAACAGCGCAGTGCGTAGCGTACATCGCCGGGAAATGGATCTCATCAGAACCCCTCGCCCCAAAATCCTACACGTCCTATGTTCGATGGGTGGTACATCAACTACATAAGTTTGCCCCTCTCCATCTCCGACCAATCTAGCAAAAATGGGTCAATCGAAAACTAAGAAAGAAGTGGCTCTTATTGTCGATCTGTTGTCGACAAGAAAGTTCTCAACACCAACACAAAGAAATCGAATCGTAGCGTAGGAATGTGGTAGTCGGCGAAGCTTTACGCATGGAAAACATCGCATACTTCCCCCCTCCCTACCTACCACCCCAGCTTCAAACCGAACAAGCTTTCGAAACAGAATGAAAAAGAGTCGAAAGCTTTCAACGTTCCATTCACTGATGGAATATGGAGTGGAATGGTGTCTTACTATATCAAATACGtttcttcattttgaatttgtcTTCTAcgtaaaataaaacttttcttaacATAAAATCGTTATGCAAATGTACATTAGATCTTCagtcaacaaatttttttctatttcttaaTTCAAATAACATTTGGATTAACATTTATCAAAGCTTTAGAATTTTTAACAATGTATTGGATTACGCTTGGGTTTGTCGATGGAGGGTGGTTATTTTTTTGGGTGTTTTTCTTCCGTATCAACCATTGCCTACTTTGCGTTGCTATGGTTTTGGTCTCCTTCGGTTGCTGAGTTTTGTGAGTCGCCAAACTCTAGGGACGAAGAGCCGTAAACAATTTTAGTATTATAGGGAGCATTTTCGAATCTGGgtgggttgaaaaaaaaaccaaccgTCAAAGAATGGATCGATTCTGCCTTCCATGGCGCAACACGAGGGTGTTGGTGATTTTGTGGCAAGAGGATCCATTGACACCAATGAGTCATTTTTTCTTTTAATGTCATGTGTATTATATTTTAGTTAaatattttcatcatttttattcTAAACGCCCTTATTGACCATGGGTTCAGAAAACGGAATGCCGATCTAAACGATATTTATTACCAATTAGTGAATAAAACTCATTCGTGCGAAAAAAACGGCATGTTTTTGCGATTTCTTTCTATGGCGACTCGACTTTTTGGTAAGCACATCAAAGTataaaattcgaaaaatattaTGTAAAATCTTCTCGAAGGTGCCCTTCATAACATGGTACTGGATAATCTGAAAATCAAAGTTATTTAGTTagattagttttttttccgaGTAACGAAACGAAAGATTTCTTAGAAATTTcagtttttcactttttttttgcaatttttgtgattttcccaagcttcattcTGGCCTTagaaaaaatgttgcaaaaaaattgttattgcgATTCCTTCTTCATATTCTGTCAAACAAAGTTTTAATGCAGTTTTGGTTACCAAACTGATAAATCGTATAAATTTTCCAACACGTGTTCATCTTTGTGTGTGTTTTGGAGTATTTGTCAGTTATTATTTGTTTGAGTAAATTCAAACGGTAAGCTATTCCAAATGATGTGTGGAGATATTGAGAGTACTAATTACTAATTCGATTCGTTTTTGGTGTTAAAAAAGCATTTCTTACAAACTAAAATAAACTtaaagattaatcaaagtatcgtccatcgTTAGCCACTACTTTGTTTCACCTCTCGGGCAATTTTCGAagtccatctcgaaaaaatgtctcgtcttttgaAGTGCTCCAAGTTTGAAGCAAATTTTtgatttctgcgaaagaagtaaGCCGATAACCTGCCAGAACGTGCTGCATCTGTCGGAACAaacagtaatcagaaggagcaatatCAGGAGAATATGGCGGGTGGGACAAAATGCTCCAATTGAtggtttccaaatattttttcacgacttttgcgacTTGAGGtagagcgttgtcatgcaggagaacAATCATTATCtctgttactgttcaatattcaaaACAGCCTTTCACTTATAAATCGGTTCAATTACAATGGCAAAGTTATCCATTGTTACTAGCGGTTAGCTGTTTTTTCggatgaataaaaaagtttggAATTAGTTGTGAAAACTAATTGGTTGCATCGCAAATTGTCAGTTATTTCAGTCTTAGTCCTATACAAAAACTTTTagaaaacctaaaaaaaatacacatttttGATCACATATGTCCCAAAAAACACTCCCAAAGTAcaaatttttgtctttctctatagaaaggtattgaatcgctggaaaaatcgactttcgaatggAGCCTCGGGGACCCAAAGTgttatataccgttcgactcagttcgacgagatcgaaaaatgtctgtgtgtgtacacttttcgaagatattttaccgttcaattttctcagagatggctgaaccgattttaacatacttaagctcgtttgaaagctactgtcgggtcattgatcaagttcgaagatcaaatggctgtgcctTCTGTTTTCGGAGAttcgatggtataagtgacgtaaccgacaaaacacgttgatttgtaccgctcttatacatataagggtgccaatattttgggatcacctctaatttcgtaaagctctagtgcttaaaagtttaagcacctcgaaaaaagtcctcatgcaaaatttgaactaaatcggacatgggtaaggggtgctgcccagcggttaaagtttgaaaattttcgatcttgaaaaagcacacagataaaaatattttgtaaatttacatttattttcatgcacatatttggagcaggcaattgaatggaaaattacattacaaaactaagcggtttgtaaatatacagccttgttcaatgaaaaactaaacgaatattaatgtaattttacatcaatcatggttttaaatcagattttcgtttcaactgacgtctatttcatagtattatcggtttacatgccgtgtaagtttcatcatttctttctgtgtaggggggagtacatgataattccgaaatcgaaaatttttgttgatgccaaGAATATTAAAATTGCATAAAGCGTCGAGATAtaatgttatctcaaaaaaaaaaaaatttcaccccCACgctttggtgatttttcaagaattggaaaaattatgcctgctatgtgatataaacactaaagcatgcttttgtgggcTACTCGAtttaatctgaatcaattggtgtcaaaaatgagcccaaattagtgtcacaaacagtgcggtaaaatttcattttcaatcgaataatataagatgaaaatgaaatttatggccgctgaccgtcagcatatccctactagttcatttgacttttgctgccattttcatgtgaagctcccggaatcatcgtcagttgaataatcgtacctagtcatttgaagttttgtttgctcggtttcaagtgccaagtagtctagctgcttcattgtcttcgctattggtagtgagcaagttcgaatgaattgaattataaatgaagtaaagtattaaaaatgaaaactgaaggaaaaaattattatttcagctaaaacctcatttgaaggccgctctcacactattgaaagagatattttgttacttcaagagatcaactgacggtggttaaactgagcctcgattgaagagaaacgagtgatgaaccgaatgctgcccgttcgggccgtcagcaaacattgtgtgtgtcagagagtgaagtttactgcattagagagatcgtcaatgtgttccacattcagtttcaattgaattaaatgaagttttactgcactggtcacaaattatttaataataagataaaaaatgtttttatgagactgttttgatgAAAGAGATAAGCATTACCACACTACTAGGTGGGTTaagaagaattttcttcaatttactATTCGAAACACAGACTAAAATTAGGACTAAAGACTGTcaaagaaagtatggacgcattttgatttcgctgtaaataattcacaagtgttagatattcaaattttattcgataaactgataatattagactaaaacaacagaatattattctcaacatttactacttagccattgtagactagctggcgcacgttTTTgccaacgttcctcattaaattccgtacagacttcttggcgacaagtttgacacttttttccaatcttttttcgaactgttgaatggtttcggctgccgagacatgtttcctaagatgtgccttcggttatgcccaaaatttttcaattggtcgatgttgtgggcaattttttgGATtcctgtcttttgggacgaaagtaacatttttggtagtataccattctaacgttgatttcgagtagtggcaagaagcaagatctggccagaagacaacaggatccttgtggcttcgaattatgggtagaagtcgtttttgtaaacattccttgatgtatatttcgctggtcattggagcagtggtgatgaagggtttcgaaatcttaccgcagctacaaattgcttgtcagaccatagctttattaccaaatttttcgacttcaatcgatgtctcggactggtttaacacttgcccttctcgcaccgtataatattgtggtcccggcaaggatttgtaatcgagtttcacgtaggtttcgtcgtccatgattatgcagttcaattttccagcaagaatcgtaatgtacagctttcgaaccctcggcctgatcgatgcttcttgtttcggactacgttttggttgtttctgcttcttttaagttcgaagattcaaacgttctttagcacgaagaacatttgacttcgaagtgctcacttttttggccacatcccgaactaaaatctccttcttttgctcgaacgccttcagtatacgtttattcaactgagggttagcagaaccttttttcgacccgttttcggtttatcctcgaaggtgttatcctcaccgaacttcctgattgcatttcgcacggctttttcttcaatttttgctatctttaccgcgttctgtgcaccattgcaCCATGCTATCttaccgcgttctgtgcaccatttgtacacaatttttcgacgttgttctgctgaaagtccacgcatttcgaaacaaactaatgaaaacgaataaacaattgcacaagtggttagagaagagtgtaaacaacaggacgcggccataaaaattgacagattctgaatcattgcgaaatggcagcggttttttgttgcgtccatactttctgggacagtctttatatctgaaagtcaacacggttttatCCCTAAACGATCTACTACGACAAATCTTGCATCATATActtcatttattattaaatcccTGCAAGCGCGACTGCAAGTAGTTGCTATATATACTGATTTTTCTGCTGCTTTCGACAAGATCAATTATCGGATCACAATTTCCAAATTGAATAGACTCGGATGTAAAATAATCTGGTACCTTAAATAATCAACCACCCTACAACGATCATCAGCCTCACTGATGATCGCGAGAAGAGGATCTCATTCTCTCTAGTTATCACCAAGTCAGTGTGATAGTAGCAGGTAGAAACAAAAACGATAAGTTTGATAGCATATAAGGCAATCAAAAAGCATGTAACAGCAGTAGCAATAAAATTCTCATCTCGATCGGTCGTGTTTTAGATCAGCACCCGTGATCTTTCATTGTTTAAAGAGAGTACCTTTTGTCCGTTGGTTCGTTATATTCGTTGGTGCTATATTGAACAGCTGGCATTGTTAACAGTAACCAGTGATTTCGGAGAAGAAACATTtttggtccttcgaaccggatgTTCGCATGCAATCCGGTAGTTGTTAAGTTCGTGCAAAGTGGAACAATTGAAAGTTATTGTGCTAAACGCCATCATCGAAAATCACCACCATCTTCGCTCGTTTCATTGGCGGGAGACAAAGGGTCATCTTTACAACGGGTCAGCATTGCATGAAGCCTCGGAATTGCATGAAGTAATTGGAGTTGCATGGGTCGGATCTGAACCACATCGAGAAATTCATCAGCAGCTGCGAAACAACCAGATAAGTAGCAAAAGAGACAGATCAGTCAGGGTGGCGTTCTGAATGCATGATCAGACGACCGCCATTGTGAATTTATACAAAGGTTGCACGtggcaaaaaataataaaatcgataaagttgcATTTCTGAGTttgattatattatattgataATCCTGATTTGTTGGTTTCAAGGTTGATTGATTATTTTCGCGATATTTCGCTATTCTGATTGTCTGCTAGTCGGTGGGTTTGTCAATTTCTATACGGTTTCGGAAATCATTTCGGTCGGTCAATTACAGGCAAGTGCAAGTGAAAAGGGTACAATATGCCGAACGATGAGTTGCGACGGCTATGCAAGCAGGAACGGCAATTACAGAACGTGATAGATGTGATGAAAGACTTCGTTAGAAATTACCAAGAGCGGCGCGATAAGGGATCCTTACAAATGCGTATGAATAAGTTGGATGAAGTGTACAACTTGTTTTGTGAAGTTCGAATGCGTATTGATCTGGTTATGGAAGACCAAGACCTTGGAGAGGATTTTGTTGATCCGGATGAATCAGAAGAAGCTCTGGCAACTAGAATAGCCCGAACGAGAGCCAAAAAAGAGAAGGAAAACGAAGAGATTCTAAAGAGTTTCATAAATGAATACTTTCAGTTGAAACATTCGATTCAACTTCTGTTGAATCCGCCTGGATCCAGCTCCTTCGTTGTTCCAGCAGAACCACCCAATCAACGTTTGCAAGCTCTCTCAATGATGCGTGTCAAACTTCCTGAACTCAAGCTCCCTACATTTAGCGGAAATCTGCGCGATTGGATCACTTTCCGAGACACCTTCAAGAATTTGATATCAGACAATACACAGCTTACCGACATAGACAAGTTCACATACCTACGAACGTCTTTGTCAGGAGAAGCGCTGCAGGAAATCTCTTCGATAGAACAGACGGCCGCGAACTATTCTATAGCTTGGAGACGCCTAGAATCTCGctatgaaaacaaaaaacttcTTGTTAAATCCCATCTGGATGCTCTACTAGCAATCGAACCTATGAAAAAGGAGAGCTTCGGATCGTTAAACCACGTAATAAACGAATTTGACAAACATTTGCAAATGTTACATAAGCTTGGTGAAAATACGCCCGATTGGAGCACTATCTTAGCACATATGTTGGCTGGTAAGCTAGACACCACAACACTTCGCTTATGGGAGACAGAACATCGATCACGCGATGTGCCCAGATATTCCGCTATATTAGAATTCCTAAAAAATCATTGTATCGTTCTTCAGTCGGTAACTTCCGATCGTTCAATTTGTCAGTCGCATGAATTGAAAAGATCATCACGATCTTTCAGCAGCTACACGAGTTCAGCTCAAGAAGGTTGTCCGTTTTGCGGTGAAGCTCAGCATCAAGGTTTCCAGTGTAGGAAGTTCAAATCCATGAAGGTAGATGAAAGGAGGAGTGCAGTAAAGGCGAGTCGATTGTGTTTTAACTGCTTGTCTCGTGGTCATGTATCCAAATCCTGTTCTCGTGGATCCTGTCGGCTATGTGGTCAACAACATCACACGATGCTGCATCAAGGTTCAACACAGCCTGGCAGCAACGCACCAGGAGTACTACCGAACAAACAACCGCAATTGACCTCGCAAAACCCACACACGACTCAGACACCATCAACCTCACACACACAGAACCCAACACAAACTCATCAGCAATTATCTAATCGAATCAATACCAATTCATTGCACTTTCCTACGTCAAGCAAACAAGCTCAGACGCCACCCAATCCAGACACAACCTTTAGTCACAACGCTGTTCTCTCTGCTTTTGAAACCAAGGCATCACGAACGGTTCTACTCGCAACTGCTCTCGTGATACTTGAAGACCATTATGGGAATTCCACCTTAGCTAGAGCCTTGCTTGATAGTGGCTCACAGCTATGTTTTATGACGGAAAATCTGTCACAGAAGCTTAGATTCAAGCGCTCCCGTGAAATCCTCTCGATCAGTGGGATTGGACAAGCTACGAAAAACTGCAAACAATCCGTCATCGCTCGTATTCGATCCCGAGTATCCTGTTTCACAGAAGAGGAAGTTTTTTATGTTTTACCGCAAGTCACGCAAAATCTTCCAATTTCAAGGATTCTTGTGAACGATTTAGTATTGCCCAAAGATGTAGTATTAGCAGACCCAAGGTTTTCTGAACCTGGTTCGATCGATTTGATAATTGGTGCTGGCTTGTTCTTTGATTTAATGATAACGGATAAGATCAGGCTTGGGAGCCAGGGTCCTGTGATGCAAAACACAGAACTTGGATGGATAATAAGTGGTAAGGTTTCGGATAACCCAAATCATTGTAGACCAATGGTAGCCAACACATGTAGTGAACGACTTAATGATTTATTAAGCAAGTTCTGGGAGCTAGAAACTTGCCACTCAACCGATATACTGTCCGTCGAGGAATCGGCTTGCGAAACTTGGTTTGACCGCACCACTATAAGAGACTGTACTGGAAGATTTGTTGTATCACTGCCTAAAAGAGACAACGTTATTGCTCAATTGGGAGATTCAAAACAGACAGCTCTTAAACGGTTCCTCTCATTAGAAAAACGCTTAGCGACCGACATTACAACTAAGCTTATGTACACACAGTTTATGGAGGAATACCATAGACTTGGACATATGCGTGAAATTCTAGAGGATGAAGAATGCATAGCACCTCAATATTTCATACCACACCACTGTGTTCTCAAACCGGACAGCATAACAACCAAGTTGCGCGTGGTGTTCGACGCTTCGTGTTCGACCAATAATGGACCGTCACTCAACGATGCCCTGATGGTGGGGCCTACAGTACAAGACGATCTCGTATCAATCGTGTTGCGATTTAGACTGCATAGATTCGCAATAGTTGCAGACATTGAGAAAATGTATCGGATGATACAAGTCCAGCCCAACGACTGTCGTCTGCAGCGTATTTTTTGGAGAAGCACTCCGAATGAGTTTATTTGTATGTTCGAGTTAAGCACCATTACTTACGGGACTGCTTCGGCTCCATATATTGCAACTAAATGTTTACCCCGACTAGCTGAACTTGATGGAAGTAAATTTCCAGAGCCGGCTAGAGTATTAGCAAATGACTTCTATGTCGACGATATGATATCTGGCGTGGACAACATCGGAGATGGTATTCGTTTGTGCGAGGATATCCAGAGACTACTTGGTGGCGG
This genomic window contains:
- the LOC131429268 gene encoding uncharacterized protein LOC131429268 translates to MPNDELRRLCKQERQLQNVIDVMKDFVRNYQERRDKGSLQMRMNKLDEVYNLFCEVRMRIDLVMEDQDLGEDFVDPDESEEALATRIARTRAKKEKENEEILKSFINEYFQLKHSIQLLLNPPGSSSFVVPAEPPNQRLQALSMMRVKLPELKLPTFSGNLRDWITFRDTFKNLISDNTQLTDIDKFTYLRTSLSGEALQEISSIEQTAANYSIAWRRLESRYENKKLLVKSHLDALLAIEPMKKESFGSLNHVINEFDKHLQMLHKLGENTPDWSTILAHMLAGKLDTTTLRLWETEHRSRDVPRYSAILEFLKNHCIVLQSVTSDRSICQSHELKRSSRSFSSYTSSAQEGCPFCGEAQHQGFQCRKFKSMKVDERRSAVKASRLCFNCLSRGHVSKSCSRGSCRLCGQQHHTMLHQGSTQPGSNAPGVLPNKQPQLTSQNPHTTQTPSTSHTQNPTQTHQQLSNRINTNSLHFPTSSKQAQTPPNPDTTFSHNAVLSAFETKASRTVLLATALVILEDHYGNSTLARALLDSGSQLCFMTENLSQKLRFKRSREILSISGIGQATKNCKQSVIARIRSRVSCFTEEEVFYVLPQVTQNLPISRILVNDLVLPKDVVLADPRFSEPGSIDLIIGAGLFFDLMITDKIRLGSQGPVMQNTELGWIISGKVSDNPNHCRPMVANTCSERLNDLLSKFWELETCHSTDILSVEESACETWFDRTTIRDCTGRFVVSLPKRDNVIAQLGDSKQTALKRFLSLEKRLATDITTKLMYTQFMEEYHRLGHMREILEDEECIAPQYFIPHHCVLKPDSITTKLRVVFDASCSTNNGPSLNDALMVGPTVQDDLVSIVLRFRLHRFAIVADIEKMYRMIQVQPNDCRLQRIFWRSTPNEFICMFELSTITYGTASAPYIATKCLPRLAELDGSKFPEPARVLANDFYVDDMISGVDNIGDGIRLCEDIQRLLGGGGFTLRKWSSNCKTILKRIPDEFKDDRTSFELDDSSATIKTLGLVWEPRLDSFKFKIPTWNCSEICKRTVLSDLARIFDPLGLVSPIVISAKIFVQSLWKQKVSWDDALTADLQKQWIDFRKSLDDLVNVKVPRWVAFSKDCRSIQLHGFCDASTKAYGACLYLRCEQIDGSFSSHLLVAKSRVAPMEDLGKRKRKQSIPRLELSSALLLAHLYEKCSTSLKIIARPYFWTDSMIVRYWLSSSPSRWQQFVANRVSEIQHATRDGVWNHVPGTENPADMLSRGVTADQISGNYLWWYGPLWLRKDETSWPGVVNVTENEIDPSELEQNVSVSMTINIVSPSEIFGLKSSLSSLIRITAWLLRFKHNAQESDHNKRRYGIITRAELDTALLHLVRIAQRERFHQEIKDLQRNGQVSSSSRINSLHPRLQDGVLHVGGRLENANISIGRKHPIILDKDHPLTMLVMLHYHHKLLHAGQQLLIARVRDQFWPLSIRSLARQTVYRCVICFRNKPTVHDQLMADLPSERVTPAPPFARVGVDFCGPFMIKYPNRQRVPVKYYAAIFVCLVTKAVHIEMVVDLTTSAFLASLKRFVARRGIPEIVMCDNGSNFVGAKRELDELRRTFLSQQSQQSILSEAADSGLEFRFIPPRTPNFGGLWEAAVKSMKQHLRRVIGLKILTPDELQTVLAQIESCLNSRPLKPLSNDPSDFEALTPGHFLIQRPLTAIPEPALREVPEPRLSRWQRVQECLQHIWDKWPTQYLSNLHSRTKWTRQRENLFVGTMVLVKDENLPPLKWALGRVTSITRGNDGNIRVVTVKTKYGSFSRGISKICPLPICDNDNTSVRGEN